A window of the Myxococcales bacterium genome harbors these coding sequences:
- a CDS encoding adenosine deaminase — protein MSSVVRVAASRWSALLVIAALVGCGGDDTPDTPADAGSRDAALPPDAGPDPDAAPPACATPVECAAQAEQRAADRFDAVLGDPLALTVFLAGVPKGADLHNHLSGAVYAETFLDWARADGNCINATTFAAVFAGQCSTTNLPTPVSGAFYDQIVAAWSMEGFVPGAQSGHDHFFATFGKFGAIAGAHRDDELADVATRAASENQLYVETMFNLARNVGTLAAADWAGTVTAADLPTFYATLTADPLFASRVAADVAVVTSATTGYRAALGCDGIDPPSACDVTMRFVAQVSRTGANDQIFGQLVGAFEMARATGQIVGANLSSPEDDSAALTNYELHMAMLDFLYHQYTESGVSPLQVTLHAGELTPAFLPPGSTANTFHIRRAVEVGHATRIGHGLDVLSETDATGLLDLLRDRDVLVEICLSSNDQILEVSGAAHPLAAYLARGVPVALATDDQGVSRSSLAGEYRRAALDQHLTYRQLKAMARASLEHAFAPGPSLWTSITTVAPVAACAATATVAVGGPPAPACQQFLDTSERARLQWELERRFLSFERSQPGA, from the coding sequence ATGTCCTCCGTCGTCCGGGTCGCGGCGTCTCGCTGGTCTGCGCTGCTGGTGATCGCCGCGCTCGTCGGGTGCGGCGGGGATGACACGCCCGACACGCCGGCCGACGCCGGGTCGCGCGACGCGGCGCTGCCCCCGGACGCGGGGCCGGACCCCGACGCCGCACCGCCGGCGTGCGCCACTCCGGTCGAGTGCGCGGCGCAGGCCGAGCAGCGCGCCGCCGATCGCTTCGACGCGGTCCTGGGCGATCCGCTGGCGCTGACGGTGTTCCTCGCCGGCGTGCCCAAGGGCGCCGATCTGCACAACCACCTGTCGGGCGCGGTCTACGCCGAGACCTTCCTCGACTGGGCCCGCGCCGACGGCAACTGCATCAACGCGACCACGTTCGCGGCGGTGTTCGCCGGCCAGTGCTCGACCACCAACCTGCCGACCCCGGTCAGCGGCGCGTTCTACGATCAGATCGTCGCCGCGTGGTCGATGGAGGGCTTCGTCCCCGGCGCCCAGTCCGGCCACGACCACTTCTTCGCGACGTTCGGCAAGTTCGGCGCGATCGCCGGCGCCCACCGCGACGACGAGCTGGCCGACGTCGCCACCCGGGCCGCGAGCGAGAACCAGCTCTACGTCGAGACGATGTTCAACCTGGCCCGGAACGTCGGGACCCTGGCCGCGGCCGACTGGGCGGGCACGGTCACGGCCGCCGATCTGCCGACCTTCTACGCCACGCTGACCGCGGACCCGCTGTTCGCGAGCCGGGTCGCCGCCGACGTCGCGGTCGTGACCTCAGCGACCACGGGCTACCGCGCGGCGCTCGGCTGCGACGGCATCGATCCCCCGAGCGCCTGCGACGTGACGATGCGGTTCGTCGCCCAGGTCTCGCGCACCGGCGCCAACGACCAGATCTTCGGCCAGCTGGTCGGCGCGTTCGAGATGGCGCGCGCGACCGGCCAGATCGTCGGCGCCAACCTGTCGTCGCCCGAGGACGACAGCGCCGCGCTCACCAACTACGAGCTGCACATGGCGATGCTCGACTTCCTGTACCACCAGTACACCGAGTCGGGCGTGAGCCCGCTCCAGGTCACGCTCCACGCTGGCGAGCTGACGCCGGCGTTCCTGCCGCCGGGCAGCACCGCCAACACCTTCCACATCCGCCGCGCGGTCGAGGTCGGCCACGCCACGCGCATCGGCCACGGCCTCGACGTCCTGTCCGAGACCGACGCCACCGGCCTGCTCGACCTGCTGCGCGACCGCGACGTGCTGGTCGAGATCTGCCTGAGCAGCAACGACCAGATCCTCGAGGTCAGCGGCGCCGCCCACCCGCTGGCCGCGTACCTCGCGCGCGGCGTGCCGGTCGCGCTCGCGACCGACGATCAGGGCGTGTCGCGCTCGAGCCTGGCCGGCGAGTACCGGCGGGCCGCGCTCGACCAGCACCTGACCTACCGCCAGCTCAAGGCCATGGCCCGCGCCAGCCTCGAGCACGCCTTCGCCCCCGGCCCCAGCCTCTGGACCTCGATCACCACCGTCGCCCCCGTCGCCGCCTGCGCCGCCACCGCCACCGTCGCCGTCGGCGGCCCGCCCGCGCCCGCCTGCCAGCAGTTCCTCGACACCAGCGAGCGCGCCCGCCTGCAGTGGGAGCTCGAGCGCCGGTTCCTGTCGTTCGAGCGCAGCCAGCCCGGGGCGTGA
- a CDS encoding dicarboxylate/amino acid:cation symporter, with product MTEATSPPAPGAGPGAGWRFWRWQLHSQVFLGLLLGAVVGLGLGLLAVERIPGDTEAAQRGVVGVKAVRGTMPFALIALVGEMFLNALFAITIPLITTSILLAVTRIGGNRDFGRLGAKTLGYYLITSLIAILTGLVLVNLFTPGLSHGVGILEGQDLSAFQGEQGEVARRVAGKELGDFLGIFRSMIPNNLFAAATEGNFVGLIVVSIVVGYFLARLVPERRRALETLVEAIYDLSLMVTHVILRLAPIGVACLIARTFAEQYATLWPDARFASFLAGIATFAAVAFAALMVHFLVTMPLVLRFVARVNPVRHYRAMAPALVTAFSTASSSATLPVTIDCVENRAGVSPRIAGFTLPIGATCNMDGTALYECVAAIFICQAFGVHLSFGQQAVVVMVALLTSVGVAGVPSASLVAIAIILRTVQAQLPDGPQPDLILGMGLLFVFDRPLDMVRTAVNMFGDSVGAVTIARSEGETSVLTPPPLT from the coding sequence ATGACCGAGGCGACCTCTCCACCGGCTCCGGGGGCCGGTCCGGGGGCCGGCTGGCGCTTCTGGCGCTGGCAGCTCCACTCCCAGGTCTTCCTGGGGCTCCTGCTCGGCGCGGTGGTCGGGCTCGGCCTGGGGCTGCTCGCGGTCGAGCGGATCCCCGGCGACACCGAGGCGGCGCAGCGGGGCGTGGTCGGGGTCAAGGCGGTGCGCGGCACGATGCCGTTCGCGCTGATCGCGCTGGTCGGCGAGATGTTCTTGAACGCGCTGTTCGCGATCACGATCCCGCTCATCACCACCAGCATCCTCCTGGCGGTGACCCGGATCGGCGGCAACCGCGACTTCGGCCGGCTGGGCGCGAAGACCCTGGGCTACTACCTGATCACCAGCTTGATCGCGATCCTGACCGGGCTGGTGCTGGTCAACCTGTTCACCCCCGGCCTGTCCCACGGGGTCGGCATCCTCGAGGGCCAGGACCTGTCGGCGTTCCAGGGCGAGCAGGGCGAGGTCGCGCGGCGGGTCGCGGGCAAGGAGCTCGGCGACTTCCTCGGGATCTTCCGCAGCATGATCCCCAACAACCTGTTCGCGGCCGCCACCGAGGGCAACTTCGTCGGCCTGATCGTCGTGTCGATCGTGGTCGGCTACTTCCTGGCGCGGCTGGTGCCCGAGCGCCGGCGCGCGCTCGAGACGCTGGTCGAGGCGATCTACGACCTGAGCCTGATGGTCACCCACGTCATCCTGCGGCTGGCGCCGATCGGCGTCGCGTGCCTGATCGCGCGGACCTTCGCCGAGCAGTACGCGACCCTGTGGCCCGACGCCCGGTTCGCGTCGTTCCTGGCCGGCATCGCCACGTTCGCCGCGGTCGCGTTCGCGGCGCTGATGGTGCACTTCCTGGTGACGATGCCGCTGGTGCTGCGCTTCGTCGCCCGGGTCAACCCGGTGCGGCACTACCGGGCGATGGCGCCGGCGCTGGTGACCGCGTTCTCGACCGCGAGCAGCTCGGCCACGCTGCCGGTCACGATCGACTGCGTCGAGAACCGCGCCGGCGTGTCGCCGCGGATCGCCGGCTTCACGCTGCCGATCGGCGCCACCTGCAACATGGACGGCACCGCGCTCTACGAGTGCGTCGCCGCGATCTTCATCTGCCAGGCCTTCGGCGTGCACCTGTCGTTCGGGCAGCAGGCGGTCGTGGTCATGGTCGCGCTCCTGACCAGCGTCGGCGTGGCCGGGGTGCCGTCGGCGTCGCTGGTGGCGATCGCGATCATCCTGCGCACCGTCCAGGCCCAGCTGCCCGACGGCCCGCAGCCCGACCTGATCCTGGGCATGGGCCTCTTGTTCGTGTTCGACCGCCCGCTCGACATGGTCCGGACCGCCGTCAACATGTTCGGCGACTCGGTCGGCGCCGTGACGATCGCGCGCTCCGAGGGCGAGACCAGCGTGCTGACGCCGCCGCCGCTGACCTGA
- a CDS encoding DUF3365 domain-containing protein: MTSRIALPCLAVLAAACGRDRPKDPPAPPSSATPPAAAARGQQAVGALKQQLRTELSKALEGGTPHAIEVCGTAAKTIAERVGVDGLTLGRATRKPRNPANAVAGWQAEALAEFEATAAAGKKLDGAHYVRQLPDGQVRYAEPLVTQALCLKCHGADLEPDVRAALAAAYPDDQATGYADGALRGLAWAEYRATP, translated from the coding sequence GTGACGTCCCGCATCGCCCTGCCCTGCCTCGCCGTCCTCGCCGCCGCCTGCGGGCGCGACCGCCCGAAAGATCCGCCGGCGCCGCCGTCGAGCGCCACGCCGCCCGCGGCCGCGGCCCGGGGCCAGCAGGCGGTCGGCGCGCTCAAGCAGCAGCTGCGGACCGAGCTCAGCAAGGCCCTCGAGGGCGGCACGCCCCACGCGATCGAGGTGTGCGGCACCGCGGCCAAGACCATCGCCGAGCGCGTCGGCGTCGACGGCCTCACGCTCGGGCGCGCGACCCGCAAGCCGCGCAACCCCGCCAACGCCGTCGCCGGCTGGCAGGCCGAGGCCCTGGCCGAGTTCGAGGCCACCGCCGCCGCCGGCAAGAAGCTCGACGGCGCCCACTACGTGCGCCAGCTCCCCGACGGCCAGGTCCGCTACGCCGAGCCGCTGGTGACCCAGGCGCTGTGCCTGAAGTGCCACGGCGCCGACCTCGAGCCCGACGTCCGCGCCGCCCTCGCCGCCGCCTACCCCGACGACCAGGCCACCGGCTACGCCGACGGCGCGCTCCGGGGCCTGGCCTGGGCCGAGTACCGCGCCACGCCCTGA